AGGACCGCGTCCGTGGTTCCGCGCAGCGGTGCTGCGGGCGCAGCCGGCTCGGACCACCACGTCCTTGAACCAGCCGAACCTCGCAAATGCGGTGGAAATGCGGTGCCAGCGCGGTGGTCGCGCGGATGCGTATTCGGTTGGCTGGGGAGCGACGGCTCAGGAGCCCTCCGGACTCCTCTCTGTCGCCGGAACCGCGCCTACGGAGCACCTGCATGGACGACGAGCGACAACCCTGGGTTTACGCCAGAACGATCGACGCTGCCGTGTCGCATTCCCGGTCAGCGTGCCTTCCCGCCAGCAGACGTGCACGGTAGCCGCCGCGGGACCCCCGCCGAACTCCCCGACCGTCCCACGCCGGATCCACGAAACCTAGCCAGCGCTTAAGTCGAAGAAAGATGCAGAAGCGTGGTATACGCAAAAAACAAGCTGTCCGAGATCACGTTAATCGTACGCGATCTTGAAGAAAAGATTTCAGCGTACATAGCGGAATCTGATGATTTGCTGACGGCGTGGCCGGCAATGGAGCTGGGTGATGCCCTCGTCGACCTCGGCAACTGCCTGAAATCCCGCACCCAGCGCATCGTCGTTCCCTCAAGCGGCTGGATGCCGGAAATGGCGACATTGGCGGATCAACAAGTTGCCCGGGTAGCACATTGGACGGGCACACGGCCCGTTCGGCAAGGGTTGGCGTTCATCTCAGCCTGCGGCACACCATGCTACCCCTTTTACGGGCGCGACCGAGCGAACAAGATCATGCGCCATACGACCTGCATCGATTGCAAGCACATGGTCGACCAGCCCTAGCACGGGCAGGTCCGGCGCGGAATCAGACAGCTGCGTCCAACCCATGGCAGGCGCACCGGACACTTTTATCGTCGCCCGGGCCCGGTCGGCGGCCATTGCTGCGCGTAAGGCGGCCCCGGCTGACCGAGCGGTTGCTGCGGAGCCGGCGGACGGCGGCCGTACATGGGATTCCCGGCACCGCCGGGATCAACGTGGTATCTGTTTTGTGCCTGACGCCGTCGCAACGAATTTCTCACCGGAACGACGACAGCCAGCCCGACGCACAGCATGAACATGGAAAGGACAGCGATGATGATGACCGCCCACCAGAAGATGTCCATGTCCTCTGCTTCCGTTTCGCTCGGCTAGTTTGCCGGGTTGACGTGCCAGCTTCCCGGGTTCCCGATCTGGTCGGGCAGCGGGGTCAGCTGATTGAATCCGGTTGCGCTTGCTGTGAACCCGACGCTGGCGCTTTTGTACTGGCCGAATTGCTCGACAGCACTGGACAGCAAGTCCGTGCAGTTCTTCACGAAATTGGTGAGTAGGTCGGTGATCGCCTGAATGGCGTTGGACAGCTCCAACTCCCCGAAACCCGGGATCAGAGCGATTCCCACGCTCACACCGGCGTTGACGATATCAGCTGCCGTGTTCCCGATCAGCCTGATTACGGCCGCGTAGGTGTTGTACACGATGGAGACGCAGCCGCCGAGCGCCGTGCCCATGGCCGCCAGGGCGGATTGATCGGTGTCGAGCGCGCTGGTCGCGTCGGCGGAGTACGCGGAGTACTGGCTGAACGCGGGACCGGACCAGTACGCGGAGAGGGTTTGGGTCGCGTACTGGATGCCCAGCCGCGAGTCGACCAGGGCGGTGTTCTTCGCCCAGGCCTGCGCGATGAGGTTTATTTTCTCCGCGTTCCCGAACAGGTCGTTCTTGATCTTGTCGAGCATCTGGATGACGTCCGGATGATTGACTTTCTGCGCCGCTTCCCGGATTTTCCGGTCGGCGTCGTCTGGGTACGGGATGCTGGAGATGTTCGGCACCGGGTTCGGTTTGGGAGGAGCCGGGGCGGGGGCGTCCGGGAACGGGTTCGGCCAGGACGGCGATGTGCCGCCCGTCGGGTCCGGGAACGACCTCCCGTGCGGGTTCGTCATCAGCGGCCGCCTTTCTGCTCGGGCTGGTAGACGCCGCTGTTGTCGGCTTTGCCGGCCAGCCAGCCGAACTTCTTGTAGTACTCCTCGTCCTGCGCCTCGTAGGCCTTCGCGGCGGTGTCGAGGCTGTGGGCCGCCGCGGTGAGGCTGTCGCTGCTGGCGGCGACCTTGCGCATGATCTGGTCGACCGCCGCGTTGTACTCGGGGACGATTCCGGCCAGGTGCCCGAGGATGCCGAGGTCCTGCTCGCTCATCCGGAAGTCCGGGAGATCCTGTCCGACGAGCTGCAGGTGGCGTTCCGCCGCGTCGACGAACGCGGTCTGCGCTCCGCGGAGCGCTTGCGGGACGACTTCGAATCCCTTGCCGGTCATGCGTTCCCCCTCCTGGCGGCCTGGCCGGCCGCGGATGCGTTCTGCAGTGTCTGCTCGACGTGCGCACGCGCTTGGGCCTCGGCCTCGCGGATGGTCTGTGCGATCTGGGCACCGAGCGCGCGGCCGTTGGCCGAGGAGAGGCCGTGCGGGTCGATGGTCACCGACACGAGCGTGCCCCGCCCCGTCACCGTGACCGCCCCCGCGCCGCCGGGGATCCGGCGGTTGATCGCCGCCCCGGCGGCGGCCGAGGCGATTGCCTCGGCCCGGTGCAGATTCGCTTCGATTTCCTGTGTGAGGGCGTAAAGCTCGTTGTACCCGGGCATGGACGTCACTCCTCGAGAGCCAGAAAGTCGTAGTCGCCGAAGTCCTCGTCGTCGGCACGTCCCCTGCGCGCCGGGGGCGGCGGCGCGGTCGCGGCCGCCGGAGCGAAGGCAGGCGGGGCCGCCGGTTCCGGCGGCGCTGCCGGCGGAGGCGCGTCGGGATGGAGCACTGCCGACACCGCCGCGCGCGCGTGCTGCCCGGCCGCCGCGCGAGCCCGGTTGACGGCCTCGACGACAGCCGGGCCGACCAGTTCCGGATGCGGCGACCGCAGCGCGTCGTCGCGGACCACAATCTCGACGATCTCCCCGCGGCCGTCGACAGTGGCGGTCACGCTGCTGTCGCGGGACACGCCGCGGAACCGTTGCCCGGCGAACTCGGCGTCGAGGTCCGCGAGACGCCGCTGCCGGGCGGCGACGTCGTGGCCGTTGCCGATGCCGAACGCCTTCAGTATGTCCACGGTCATCATGGAGTCCTGTAGTCAGTGGAGGCCGTCGAGAAGGTCGGCCACGCGCGAGGCGGTCGCCGGCGTGAGGTCCCACCGCTCGTCGTCGTAGTGCTTGCTGATCTGCAACGCCCATCGCCCGCTGTCGGTGTCGTAGACCCGCAGCGGGACCTCGCTGCGGCGACGCCCGCTGCGGTCACGTTGCTCGGCGTAGAGCTCGGCGCTCACAAGCGGCGGCCTGGCGATGACCCGCTCGGCCCTCCGCACCGCGCTGTCGCGGGCGACACCGGTGTCGCGGGCTTCGACCAGCTCGCTGCGCAGCACCGTGATCGGCTGCGCGTTCGACCGCACGTGCTCGTGCGGCAGCACGTCCGCCAGCATCGCGCTCAACCGCTCGCGCCGGAACGTCCGCACCCAGACCTCGCCGCCGTCCCGGACCGCGATCAACCCGAACCACGACGACCCGGCGGCCAACGCCGACAAATGCCGGCTGCCGTCGCTGAACCAGCCGTAACAGGCGTGCGGCGGCCGGCTCAACAACTCGGCCACGTCGGCCAGCTCCGGTTCGTCCACGCTGGACGCCGCGCCGTCGTACCGGGCCTTCAGCGCCGCGACACGCCGGTCGACGTCCGCCTGCGCCTCCGCGTCGTGCCACTCCGCCTGCGGTGCCAGCGCGACATGCAGGTCGGCGCCGGTCACCTCGGTCACCAATGCCGCGAGATCCGCCGCGGCGAACCCGACCGGCTCGGGAAACCACATCGGCGCTACACCCGTTTCTTGGGGGCCTCGCCGATCACGGCCGGACTCGCGGCCATCCCGGTCTGCGGATCCACCAGCTGCTGCCCGTCGTCCGCGGCCAGGAACGCCTCGTCGTCGGACAGCACGTACTTGCGCTCGTGCTCCTCGTCGTCCTCCCGCTTGCGGCCCGCGCCGGTGCCCGTCCCGCCGACCGCTCCGCCGCCCGGCCGCCCCGACGACCCCGGCGCACTGCCGGTGCGGCTGCGCGCCGCCGCTTCCTCCGAAGCGCCGATCCCGCTGCCGCGGCCGCCTCCCGGCGCGTTCTCTCCGCCGGCGCGGCCGCCAGGACCAGCTCCGCTGCCGGACGAACCGCGCCCGCCTGCGCCGCCGGGCAGCCCGCCGCCGACGGCGGGCGCATCGGAGTTCCAGGAACCGCCGTTGCCCGCGCCCGCGGGAGGATTCGGGTCCAGCACGCCGCGGCGGTAAAGACCGGGGTCGCGTGACGTGCCGCCTTGCTCGAGCCCGGTCTGCACACTTGGCGTCACGTAGCCGGCCGACGACGTCGACTCATCCCCGCCACGCCCCGCAGCCCGCGGCAGTGCCACGCCGCCGGGAGCCGTGGACCGCCCGGACGCCGCCGCTCCGGCGGCGAACGGTGCGGCGTTCGCACCGCCGTACGAGCCGGCAGGGCCTGCGCTGTGACCGGGCTGCAGGGGACCGGCCGAGCCACCGTTGTGTCCGGCTGAGCTGTGCACCACCGGAGCCGGCGGCGGCGCGCTGCTGACGTTCATCGCGTTCGCGTCGGCCTGGCCGTAACTGGTGGGCATGGCGCGGCCGGTCTCGTCCGACGCCGTGGACCAGGACTTCATCACCGCCACGTTCGCCGCCGCGACGTTGTTGCTCTGCCGGGTCTGGTTTTCGATGTCGGCGTCGATCACGCTCTGCACGCCGAGAAACTCCGTCATCGGCGGAGGGGCCTGCGGCACCGGAGGCACGGGCTGCACCTTGGCTTTGACGTCGTGCCACGCGGACGACTGCGTTGTCAGGCCTGCGTGCGCCATGCTCATCGACTCCGCGGCCTGCGCGTGCTCGGCCGCCAACGGGCCCGCACCTCGTGACGCGGCCCCCGCCGCGTCGCCGGTCCAGCCCTCCTCCATCGCCGCGGCAAGCGCCCGGCTGTCCGCCGCCCGGCTCTCGTACTGGGACTGGAACGAGGTGACGTAGTCGGCCGCCTGCATCAGTCCGCCCGGCCCGACAGCGTTGGCGAAGTTGTCGTAGATCTGCTGCGCGGACATCGACTGCCCCGCCATGTCACTGCCCGCCCTGCATGGTCGACAGGACAGCCTTGGTCACGTTCGTGGCCGCTGTCGTCGCATTGCTGCCCGGCG
The nucleotide sequence above comes from Amycolatopsis sp. AA4. Encoded proteins:
- a CDS encoding ESX secretion-associated protein EspG — translated: MWFPEPVGFAAADLAALVTEVTGADLHVALAPQAEWHDAEAQADVDRRVAALKARYDGAASSVDEPELADVAELLSRPPHACYGWFSDGSRHLSALAAGSSWFGLIAVRDGGEVWVRTFRRERLSAMLADVLPHEHVRSNAQPITVLRSELVEARDTGVARDSAVRRAERVIARPPLVSAELYAEQRDRSGRRRSEVPLRVYDTDSGRWALQISKHYDDERWDLTPATASRVADLLDGLH
- a CDS encoding YbaB/EbfC family nucleoid-associated protein gives rise to the protein MTVDILKAFGIGNGHDVAARQRRLADLDAEFAGQRFRGVSRDSSVTATVDGRGEIVEIVVRDDALRSPHPELVGPAVVEAVNRARAAAGQHARAAVSAVLHPDAPPPAAPPEPAAPPAFAPAAATAPPPPARRGRADDEDFGDYDFLALEE
- a CDS encoding YbaB/EbfC family nucleoid-associated protein; this encodes MPGYNELYALTQEIEANLHRAEAIASAAAGAAINRRIPGGAGAVTVTGRGTLVSVTIDPHGLSSANGRALGAQIAQTIREAEAQARAHVEQTLQNASAAGQAARRGNA